From a single Solenopsis invicta isolate M01_SB chromosome 6, UNIL_Sinv_3.0, whole genome shotgun sequence genomic region:
- the LOC120358023 gene encoding uncharacterized protein LOC120358023 has protein sequence MAKFPALSDSLGYTLLETDFETLYPGCNLKLYLAWPKLSAFIIDKVQSKAKNRLNNVFTPDGSTIATLSLICHLFPVITVKKGQPRNWRPSREECEEGFLLHVKTIADLETRLHERTIKLHSFGLTSQPIAIIVGPSFDDISQCFVVINNYRYEVETPLRAIDFIVKSCNALNIRYPFEVGQVFMFLQRAVYDFETTWDKRKNSQLTSAVLARIQEYKLL, from the exons ATGGCTAAATTTCCAGCTCTATCTGATTCTCTAGGTTATACATTG TTGGAAACTGACTTTGAAACGTTGTATCCAGGTtgcaatttaaaactttatcttGCATGGCCAAAATTATCTGCCTTTATAATCGATAAAGTACAATCTAAAGCCAAAAATCGTTTGAATAATGTTTTTACGCCAG ATGGTTCTACAATTGCAACATTATCCTTGATATGTCATCTATTTCCTGTGATAACAGTTAAAAAAGGCCAACCGAGGAATTGGAGACCTTCTAGAGAGGAATGTGAAGAAGGGTTTCTTCTACATGTAAAA ACAATTGCTGATCTTGAAACAAGATTACATGAGCGAACGATCAAATTACATTCATTTGGTTTAACCTCGCAACCTATTGCAATAATAGTTGGCCCTAGTTTTGACGACATTAGTCAATGTTTTGTTGTCATCAATAACTACAGGTACGAAGTGGAGACACCATTAAGAGCCATAGATTTTATTGTAAAGTCTTGCAATGCTTTAAATATCCGATATCCTTTTGAAGTAGGCCAAgtatttatgtttttgcaaAGAGCTGTGTACGACTTTGAAACTACGTGGGACAAGCGAAAGAATTCCCAGCTTACTAGTGCCGTTTTAGCAAGAATTCaagaatataaattactttaa
- the LOC120358112 gene encoding uncharacterized protein LOC120358112 has protein sequence MAGAIFICHGAFTGSNTASDAARERPARAPADHMVFCSRIRNNMSDNNINSLLTEWGLNAEIIANFVDIEIEQLDILTEEDLKLLIPQIGPRRKFQKNLKNYVCELQTEEQVHVIDTNPNKKLKSDTEHLNKKVVTQQETIILTEHKSQNAVVPTNQRPQNTIITTAQQYTNVVAVDQQHLIDVNNIQDNCLITISGPDTGSEYSDVLSSELIEHDLNHANNSDRYDLEALLKKSDDGLLLLRSYKNEGKLNNDS, from the exons ATGGCTGGCGCGATTTTCATCTGTCACGGGGCGTTCACGGGCAGCAACACGGCTAGTGACGCTGCCCGTGAACGTCCTGCACGTGCTCCTGCGGATCATATGGTGTTTTGTTCTCGTATAAg GAATAACATGTcggataataatataaacagtTTATTAACTGAATGGGGATTGAATgcagaaataattgcaaatttcgtAG ATATTGAAATAGAGCAATTGGACATCTTAACAGaggaagatttaaaattattaattccacAAATAGGACCTCGacgaaaatttcaaaaaaatttgaagaattatgTTTGCGAG TTACAAACAGAAGAGCAAGTACATGTTATTGACACTAATcctaataaaaaactaaaatcagATACAGAAcatctaaataaaaaagttgtaaCACAACaagaaactataattttaacagAGCACAAATCTCAAAATGCAGTAGTTCCAACAAATCAGAGACCTCAAAATACAATCATTACTACTGCGCAGCAATATACAAATGTTGTAGCTGTTGATCAACAACATTTAAtcgatgtaaataatattcagGATAATTGCTTAATTACAATATCTGGACCTGACACAGGTTCAGAATATAGTG ATGTATTGTCGAGTGAACTAATTGAACATGATTTGAATCATGCAAATAATAGTGACAGATAT GATCTTGAagcattattgaaaaaatccGATGATGGTTTATTGTTGCTGCGTTCATATAAAAATGAGGGCAAGTTAAATAATGATTCATGA
- the LOC120358024 gene encoding condensin complex subunit 1-like, which translates to MDDAKAKFVNGALEHEIVTGNGLLVKFVSLVLDVCQYPDKYNNENVLSKMMTISSEFCEQSVQLLITRLERSPHSGIRSNIC; encoded by the exons ATGGACGATGCCAAGGCGAAGTTTGTAAATGGCGCACTTGAACATGAAATCGTTACTGGGAATGGATTGCTCGTGAAATTtgt TTCGCTGGTATTGGATGTATGCCAGTATCCCGACAAGTATAACAACGAAAATGTACTCAGCAAAATGATGACGATAAGCTCTGAATTTTGCGAACAATCTGTGCAACTTTTGATCACCAGATTGGAGCGATCGCCGCATTCCGGGATCCGATCAAATATATGCTGA